The proteins below are encoded in one region of Qipengyuania sp. HL-TH1:
- the rplM gene encoding 50S ribosomal protein L13: MKALTKTTRSIKPAEVEKKWHIIDAENLVVGRVAAIIANHLRGKHKPSYTPHVDCGDHVVVINADKVKFTGKKLNDKIYYKHTGHPGGIKETTPAKVLEGKFPERVLEKAVERMIPRGPLGRAQMRALHVFAGTEHPYDGQKPEKLDVASMNRKNKVVA; encoded by the coding sequence ATGAAGGCTCTTACGAAGACCACCCGGTCGATCAAGCCGGCCGAGGTCGAAAAGAAGTGGCACATCATCGACGCCGAGAATCTCGTCGTCGGCCGTGTCGCGGCGATCATCGCCAACCACCTGCGCGGCAAGCACAAGCCGAGCTACACCCCGCATGTCGATTGCGGCGACCATGTCGTCGTGATCAACGCGGACAAGGTGAAGTTCACCGGCAAGAAGCTTAACGACAAGATCTATTACAAGCACACCGGCCACCCCGGCGGCATCAAGGAAACCACCCCGGCCAAGGTGCTGGAAGGCAAGTTTCCCGAGCGCGTGCTCGAAAAGGCTGTCGAGCGCATGATCCCGCGTGGCCCGCTTGGCCGTGCGCAGATGCGCGCGCTGCACGTATTCGCCGGCACCGAGCATCCCTATGACGGCCAGAAGCCCGAAAAGCTCGACGTTGCCTCGATGAACCGCAAGAACAAGGTTGTCGCATAA
- the rpsI gene encoding 30S ribosomal protein S9 translates to MVDETKNETVSDLADLKDIAGDAPEGDAAQIAETAQVPLREQELDKQGRAYATGRRKDATARVWLKPGSGKVTVNGKDQEVYFARPTLRLIIDQPFAITERQEQYDVVATVRGGGLSGQAGAVKHGISQALTKYEPALRSTVKAAGFLTRDSRVVERKKYGRAKARRSFQFSKR, encoded by the coding sequence ATGGTCGACGAAACCAAGAACGAAACCGTCTCGGATCTCGCCGATCTGAAGGACATCGCCGGTGACGCGCCCGAGGGCGACGCAGCCCAGATCGCCGAAACCGCCCAGGTTCCGCTGCGCGAGCAGGAGCTCGACAAGCAGGGCCGTGCCTACGCTACCGGTCGCCGCAAGGACGCCACTGCGCGCGTCTGGCTCAAGCCCGGCAGCGGCAAGGTCACTGTCAACGGCAAGGACCAGGAAGTGTATTTCGCACGTCCGACGCTGCGCCTGATCATCGACCAGCCTTTCGCCATCACCGAGCGCCAGGAACAGTACGACGTTGTCGCCACCGTCCGCGGCGGCGGCCTCTCGGGCCAGGCCGGTGCGGTCAAGCACGGCATTTCGCAGGCGCTCACCAAATACGAGCCCGCGCTGCGCAGCACGGTCAAGGCGGCAGGCTTCCTGACCCGCGACAGCCGTGTTGTCGAGCGTAAGAAGTATGGCCGCGCCAAGGCCCGCCGTAGCTTCCAGTTCTCGAAGCGCTAA